A single window of Nicotiana tomentosiformis chromosome 1, ASM39032v3, whole genome shotgun sequence DNA harbors:
- the LOC117275493 gene encoding uncharacterized protein isoform X2 translates to MYKTERYLCKLKRYVRNKARPEGSIAKGYLINECLTFCSIYRTGIETRFNREDRNDDGFSNKDELILDIFSKCVRPFGDGNYDTIPKKDFDMARWEHKEELMKQVVVNIEEKHREQLPLWFKRKIMQLYNKEKSVSIIQLYPLAIGPDVRGRTYIGCTVNGVRYHIQRRDELRKSQNCGLVVEGYHENEVIYFYGIITDMIELEYLNGNPVLLFKCKWFDLPQEGTDAKR, encoded by the exons ATGTACAAAACTGAAAGATATTTGTGCAAGCTTAAGCGTTATGTGCGAAACAAGGCACGACCAGAAGGTTCTATTGCAAAAGGCTATCTTATTAATGAATGTTTGACATTTTGCTCTATTTATCGTACTGGCATCGAAACAAGATTTAATCGTGAAGATCGAAATGATGATGGATTTAGTAACAAAGATGAACTTATTCTGGACATATTCTCAAAGTGTGTTAGACCATTTGGAGATGGAAACTATGATACCATACCAAAGAAAGATTTTGATATGGCTCGGTG GGAGCATAAAGAAGAGTTGATGAAGCAAGTTGTTGTGAATATAGAAGAGAAACATAGAGAACAACTTCCTTTATGGTTCAAAAGGAAA ATTATGCAATTATATAATAAGGAAAAGTCAGTGTCTATCATTCAGTTATATCCTTTGGCAATAGGACCTGATGTGCGTGGAAGAACATATATTGGATGTACTGTAAATGGTGTTAGGTACCATATTCAAAGACGCGATGAACTACGTAAAAGTCAAAATTGCGGTCTAGTTGTTGAAGGCTATCATGAAAATGAGGTGATTTATTTTTATGGTATTATAACTGACATGATTGAGTTAGAGTATCTTAATGGCAATCCAGTTCTGTTATTTAAATGCAAGTGGTTTGATCTTCCGCAAGAAGGCACGGATGCAAAAAGATAA
- the LOC117275493 gene encoding uncharacterized protein isoform X1, with translation MYKTERYLCKLKRYVRNKARPEGSIAKGYLINECLTFCSIYRTGIETRFNREDRNDDGFSNKDELILDIFSKCVRPFGDGNYDTIPKKDFDMARWYVLNNCEEVEPFLREHKEELMKQVVVNIEEKHREQLPLWFKRKIMQLYNKEKSVSIIQLYPLAIGPDVRGRTYIGCTVNGVRYHIQRRDELRKSQNCGLVVEGYHENEVIYFYGIITDMIELEYLNGNPVLLFKCKWFDLPQEGTDAKR, from the exons ATGTACAAAACTGAAAGATATTTGTGCAAGCTTAAGCGTTATGTGCGAAACAAGGCACGACCAGAAGGTTCTATTGCAAAAGGCTATCTTATTAATGAATGTTTGACATTTTGCTCTATTTATCGTACTGGCATCGAAACAAGATTTAATCGTGAAGATCGAAATGATGATGGATTTAGTAACAAAGATGAACTTATTCTGGACATATTCTCAAAGTGTGTTAGACCATTTGGAGATGGAAACTATGATACCATACCAAAGAAAGATTTTGATATGGCTCGGTGGTATGTGTTGAATAATTGCGAAGAAGTAGAACCTTTTCTTCG GGAGCATAAAGAAGAGTTGATGAAGCAAGTTGTTGTGAATATAGAAGAGAAACATAGAGAACAACTTCCTTTATGGTTCAAAAGGAAA ATTATGCAATTATATAATAAGGAAAAGTCAGTGTCTATCATTCAGTTATATCCTTTGGCAATAGGACCTGATGTGCGTGGAAGAACATATATTGGATGTACTGTAAATGGTGTTAGGTACCATATTCAAAGACGCGATGAACTACGTAAAAGTCAAAATTGCGGTCTAGTTGTTGAAGGCTATCATGAAAATGAGGTGATTTATTTTTATGGTATTATAACTGACATGATTGAGTTAGAGTATCTTAATGGCAATCCAGTTCTGTTATTTAAATGCAAGTGGTTTGATCTTCCGCAAGAAGGCACGGATGCAAAAAGATAA